In Myxococcota bacterium, a single window of DNA contains:
- a CDS encoding nuclear transport factor 2 family protein, which translates to MLTDSDRRACYDLALHYARAVDRRVYAALLPLLAPDALIAVHPGDPSEVAPDAEMRGHAEVLAAMPRIEAYRATFHLVGNQTLEADGEGRARGETYCTAHHIYARDGRDRDRTMHIRYQDRFARAESGWVFSERRLWVVFTSDRPLEEGAPS; encoded by the coding sequence GTGCTGACCGATTCGGACCGACGCGCCTGCTACGACCTCGCGCTGCACTACGCCCGAGCCGTCGATCGACGCGTCTACGCCGCGCTCTTGCCGCTGCTGGCCCCGGACGCCCTGATCGCCGTGCACCCGGGGGATCCGAGCGAGGTCGCGCCCGACGCGGAGATGCGCGGCCATGCAGAAGTCCTCGCTGCGATGCCGCGAATCGAGGCCTATCGGGCCACCTTCCACCTGGTCGGAAATCAGACCCTCGAGGCCGACGGCGAGGGGCGCGCGCGGGGTGAGACCTATTGCACCGCGCACCACATCTACGCGCGCGATGGACGCGACCGCGATCGGACGATGCACATTCGCTATCAGGATCGCTTCGCGCGCGCCGAGAGCGGTTGGGTGTTCAGCGAGCGCCGGCTCTGGGTGGTCTTTACGTCCGACCGACCCCTCGAGGAAGGCGCGCCGAGCTGA
- a CDS encoding glutathione peroxidase, which translates to MASLHDFQMSSITGEDVALSDYAGKVCLVVNVASQUGLTNQYAGLRTLHETHKGQGFSVLAFPCNQFGAQEPGSNEEILEFARSKYDASFPMFAKIEVNGPGASDLYQFLKAGNPDEEGNEDIAWNFTKFLVNGEGQVVKRYAPPVAPEDIEADVTGLL; encoded by the coding sequence ATGGCAAGCCTGCACGATTTCCAGATGTCGTCCATCACGGGCGAAGACGTGGCGCTCTCGGACTACGCCGGCAAGGTGTGTCTGGTCGTCAACGTCGCGAGTCAGTGAGGACTCACGAACCAGTACGCAGGTCTGCGTACCCTTCACGAGACTCACAAGGGCCAGGGCTTCAGCGTTCTGGCGTTCCCCTGCAACCAGTTCGGCGCCCAGGAGCCCGGGAGCAACGAGGAAATCCTCGAGTTCGCGCGCTCGAAGTACGATGCGTCGTTTCCGATGTTCGCGAAGATCGAGGTCAACGGGCCAGGCGCCTCTGATCTCTACCAGTTCCTCAAAGCGGGAAACCCGGACGAGGAAGGCAACGAGGACATCGCCTGGAACTTCACCAAGTTCCTCGTCAACGGCGAAGGCCAGGTGGTGAAGCGCTACGCGCCGCCGGTCGCGCCCGAAGACATCGAGGCCGACGTCACCGGCCTGCTCTAG
- a CDS encoding bifunctional diguanylate cyclase/phosphodiesterase yields MHASSRDAQLPTEVGLISGDMELVQECAEALSHAGFGVTPIDPDDVSRVSRPPTLLVLDHRRAEESWEKRLRALRANFGTLPPTLILVPDRHEPPHGGVEFQTSLDFERLPVAWDWVAARLRRLQTTGITPGGPELEQLRRVGWFDALTGLATRHHFIEELGNLCSDDRHVALLLIDVDAFKRVNDRYGPWNGDLLLQEIGNRLRAAVRSSPEIPAITTDTNRPVLGRLNGDEFTIAVPDIELPAAQRVADEVAHCFDTPFEVDGVELRVRASVGIASSPIHGTTPQELVHSADLAMQGARRCRDGQPFVYKGEVGEAAERRALIEEGLPRALEAGEFQLCYQPRLHLRSMRIRGAEALIRWTHAELGPISPGEFIPIAEETDQIFDLGGWVLERVCGDIAEGILGADNLTVSLNVSSRQFERPNLAREFLDAIEASGVDPARIEFEVTESVALRRVEEATRILEELQAAGCHVALDDFGTGYSSLQTLLELPLDTLKLDRSVVGGMAADEDKLSVVRAMVLMAHSVGLRVVAEGVSEDVLIPLLGQLGCDEAQGFAIAHPMPAKKLADRLRRQAL; encoded by the coding sequence GTGCACGCTTCTTCCAGGGACGCACAGCTGCCGACCGAGGTGGGACTCATCTCGGGAGACATGGAGCTCGTGCAGGAATGCGCCGAGGCGCTTTCTCACGCGGGCTTCGGCGTCACGCCGATCGATCCCGACGACGTGTCGCGGGTGTCGCGGCCGCCCACCTTGCTCGTGCTCGACCATCGCCGCGCCGAGGAATCCTGGGAGAAACGGCTCCGCGCGCTGCGCGCCAACTTCGGAACGCTCCCTCCGACACTGATCCTGGTTCCCGACCGCCACGAGCCGCCCCACGGCGGTGTCGAGTTCCAGACGAGCCTCGACTTCGAGCGTCTTCCCGTCGCCTGGGACTGGGTTGCGGCCCGCCTGCGTCGGCTGCAGACCACCGGCATCACGCCCGGTGGTCCCGAACTCGAGCAGCTCCGCCGCGTCGGATGGTTCGACGCGCTGACCGGGCTCGCCACCCGGCATCATTTCATCGAGGAGCTGGGCAACCTCTGCTCCGACGATCGCCACGTGGCGCTTCTGTTGATCGACGTCGACGCGTTCAAACGCGTCAACGATCGCTACGGACCCTGGAATGGCGACCTGCTGCTCCAGGAGATCGGGAACCGGCTGCGCGCCGCCGTGCGCTCCTCGCCCGAGATTCCCGCGATCACGACGGATACGAACCGTCCGGTGCTCGGACGCCTGAATGGCGACGAGTTCACGATCGCGGTCCCCGACATCGAGTTGCCGGCAGCCCAGCGGGTGGCCGACGAGGTGGCCCATTGCTTCGACACCCCCTTCGAGGTGGACGGGGTCGAGCTGCGGGTGCGCGCGAGCGTCGGGATCGCCTCCTCGCCGATCCACGGCACCACGCCCCAGGAGCTGGTGCACAGCGCCGACCTGGCGATGCAGGGGGCGCGTCGCTGCCGCGACGGCCAGCCCTTCGTGTACAAGGGAGAGGTCGGCGAGGCGGCGGAGCGCCGCGCCCTGATCGAAGAAGGGCTGCCCCGCGCTCTCGAAGCCGGTGAGTTCCAGCTCTGCTACCAGCCTCGTCTGCATCTACGCAGCATGCGCATCCGCGGAGCCGAGGCGCTGATCCGCTGGACCCATGCGGAACTCGGGCCCATTTCGCCCGGCGAGTTCATCCCGATCGCCGAGGAGACCGACCAGATCTTCGACCTCGGGGGCTGGGTCCTCGAACGGGTGTGTGGTGACATCGCCGAGGGGATCCTGGGCGCGGACAACCTCACCGTATCGCTGAACGTGTCGTCCCGGCAGTTCGAGCGTCCGAACCTCGCGCGCGAGTTCCTGGACGCCATCGAAGCCAGCGGTGTCGACCCCGCGCGCATCGAGTTCGAAGTGACCGAGAGCGTCGCGCTGCGCCGCGTCGAAGAGGCCACCCGCATCCTCGAAGAGCTGCAGGCAGCGGGCTGCCATGTGGCCCTCGACGATTTCGGAACCGGCTACTCCTCGCTGCAGACCCTGCTCGAGCTCCCGCTCGACACCCTGAAGCTCGATCGCTCGGTGGTGGGCGGGATGGCCGCCGATGAGGACAAGCTCAGCGTCGTGCGCGCCATGGTCTTGATGGCCCACAGCGTCGGCCTGCGCGTGGTGGCCGAAGGCGTGTCCGAGGACGTCCTGATTCCGCTGCTCGGCCAGCTCGGTTGCGACGAGGCCCAGGGATTCGCGATCGCCCACCCGATGCCCGCGAAGAAGCTCGCGGATCGACTGCGGAGGCAGGCGCTGTGA